In Paenibacillus algicola, a genomic segment contains:
- a CDS encoding HNH/endonuclease VII fold putative polymorphic toxin: protein MPTSSQHKTHKYVYDKQYENRTVYEFDVNGKKKYIIKHTEDKFGRGPHFHGADDIKGSPFDKGRYNQYPGHFPEDFGGFKGRIK from the coding sequence ATACCAACCTCATCTCAACATAAAACTCATAAGTATGTTTATGATAAACAATATGAAAACCGAACTGTATATGAATTTGATGTTAATGGTAAAAAGAAGTATATAATAAAGCATACTGAAGATAAATTTGGAAGAGGACCACATTTTCATGGTGCTGATGATATAAAGGGAAGTCCTTTTGATAAGGGAAGATATAACCAGTATCCTGGACATTTCCCTGAAGACTTTGGTGGTTTTAAGGGGAGGATTAAATGA
- a CDS encoding YxiF family protein, with amino-acid sequence MTIEDRKEKIKELQIKNRRKKLENDIKSKINEITIEGFMGIEDTIKISRNIYKKIDLISNKTPIPKQLKYSKQYLLSLENQFKALNDKTMLLFHQQDRETGLLKIPLHDFFIDIDTLLDVVGFAKDYRDLLFVDEGLSLGICIERFEYENSFIVWGGN; translated from the coding sequence ATGACGATAGAGGATAGAAAAGAAAAGATTAAAGAATTACAGATAAAGAATAGAAGAAAAAAACTGGAGAATGATATCAAAAGTAAAATAAATGAAATAACTATAGAAGGTTTTATGGGAATTGAAGACACAATAAAAATTAGTAGAAATATCTATAAAAAAATAGACCTAATTTCTAACAAAACTCCAATTCCCAAACAACTTAAGTATTCTAAGCAATATCTATTATCATTAGAAAATCAATTTAAAGCACTAAATGATAAAACAATGTTATTGTTTCATCAACAAGACAGAGAAACTGGATTACTAAAAATTCCTTTACATGATTTTTTCATTGATATAGATACATTACTAGATGTCGTTGGTTTTGCAAAAGATTATAGAGATTTATTATTTGTAGATGAAGGATTAAGTTTAGGAATATGTATTGAACGGTTTGAATATGAAAACTCGTTCATTGTGTGGGGGGGCAATTAA
- a CDS encoding IS3 family transposase (programmed frameshift): MRSGSTMPRERRTFTAEFKRQMVQLYENGKTRAAIANEYELSPSALDRWIKQSQTSGSFSEKDNRSAEENELIALRKELKQLRMENDIFKASRADHGTKVNIIKQNSDKYSVSAMCNVLQIPKSTFYYEVSEKESEDESILTKAIVAIFQSNRKVYGTRKIKTKLQEQGYTVSRRRIGRIMKEQGLVSTYTIAQYKPHRTACNDANTANVLKREFNQTEAKRFVVSDLTYVKVGHKWHYICVLVDLFNREIIGHSAGPRKDAALVSRAFATVEGDLSDIQWFHTDRGSEFKNQAMDTLLKTFDIGRSLSMKGCPYDNAVAEATYKVMKTEFINQMSFQSLHHLKLELYDYVNWFNKHRVHGSLGYMTPVQYKAAALKKVV, encoded by the exons ATGAGGAGCGGATCTACTATGCCAAGAGAAAGACGTACATTTACAGCAGAATTTAAGAGACAAATGGTTCAGTTATATGAAAATGGGAAAACCAGAGCAGCCATTGCAAATGAGTATGAGCTCAGCCCATCTGCGCTAGATCGCTGGATCAAACAATCCCAAACCTCAGGCTCGTTTTCTGAAAAAGACAATAGAAGCGCAGAAGAGAATGAACTTATTGCGCTTCGAAAAGAACTTAAACAACTTCGAATGGAGAATGACATTT TTAAAGCAAGCCGCGCTGATCATGGGACGAAAGTAAACATCATTAAACAAAATAGTGATAAATACTCGGTATCAGCAATGTGTAACGTCCTACAAATCCCTAAAAGCACCTTTTACTATGAAGTAAGCGAGAAAGAAAGCGAAGACGAGAGCATTCTTACGAAGGCGATCGTAGCGATCTTTCAAAGCAACCGCAAAGTCTATGGGACACGGAAGATTAAAACGAAACTCCAGGAGCAAGGATACACGGTTTCCAGACGCCGTATTGGGCGGATTATGAAAGAGCAAGGTCTTGTGTCCACGTACACGATTGCTCAGTATAAGCCGCATAGAACGGCTTGTAATGATGCAAACACAGCCAATGTATTGAAACGTGAGTTCAACCAAACAGAAGCAAAACGCTTTGTCGTCAGCGATCTGACGTATGTAAAAGTCGGGCACAAGTGGCATTACATTTGTGTACTGGTCGACTTATTCAACAGAGAAATTATTGGGCACAGTGCAGGTCCGCGTAAGGACGCTGCTCTAGTTTCCCGCGCCTTTGCCACAGTAGAAGGCGATTTGAGCGACATTCAGTGGTTCCACACGGATCGTGGAAGTGAGTTTAAAAACCAGGCCATGGATACGTTGTTAAAGACCTTTGACATCGGTCGTTCGCTCAGCATGAAGGGCTGTCCTTACGACAACGCCGTTGCTGAAGCGACTTACAAAGTAATGAAAACCGAATTCATTAACCAGATGTCGTTCCAGAGTCTCCACCATCTAAAGCTAGAATTATATGATTATGTGAACTGGTTTAACAAACACCGGGTTCATGGTTCACTAGGTTACATGACACCCGTTCAGTATAAAGCTGCGGCCCTTAAAAAAGTTGTCTGA
- a CDS encoding RHS repeat-associated core domain-containing protein has protein sequence MKHEGATRQPFAYNGRDGVQTDINGLYTMRARYYNPDIKRFMNRDVLRGEVSLGLSMNRFAYVNGIR, from the coding sequence GTGAAGCACGAGGGCGCGACCCGCCAGCCGTTCGCCTACAACGGCCGCGATGGTGTGCAGACTGACATCAACGGCCTCTACACCATGCGCGCGCGATACTATAACCCGGACATCAAGCGGTTTATGAACCGCGATGTGCTGCGAGGAGAAGTGAGCCTGGGGCTCAGCATGAACCGCTTCGCGTATGTAAACGGCATCCGGTGA
- a CDS encoding RHS repeat-associated core domain-containing protein, which translates to MNGEDVAVDEDGNLLRGRLRGRSQDFVYDARDRLVQAGSITYGYNAENERTWMNVKGQTTLYVVNPHAEYSQLLLEADEAGRVSAAHVYGLGLIGRESADGRYQSYHYDLRGSTTRITDEEGDVTDRYTYGAFGELVKHEGTTRQPFAYNGRDGVQTDINGLYTMRARYYNPDIKRFMNRDVLRGEVSLGLRLSMNRFAYVNGNPVTFVDPLGLDAIQAGKRKGTGKYQVGAYKDIRGVEGLDAHHAGQKAAMKKLVDNYDFNTAPAINVPKVGHTIKGPNGIVFRSTKGIDNPRQLLARDIRELRRVYDDIPNSALNKQKNVSRNEEVK; encoded by the coding sequence GTGAACGGCGAGGACGTTGCCGTGGACGAAGACGGCAACCTTCTCCGAGGGCGGCTGCGCGGACGAAGCCAGGATTTTGTCTACGATGCCCGGGACCGCCTGGTCCAGGCCGGCAGTATTACGTACGGTTATAATGCAGAGAACGAGCGGACCTGGATGAACGTGAAGGGCCAGACCACTCTTTATGTGGTGAATCCGCATGCAGAGTACAGCCAGCTGCTGCTGGAGGCCGATGAGGCGGGCAGAGTGAGCGCCGCCCATGTCTACGGGCTCGGCCTGATTGGCCGCGAGAGCGCAGACGGGCGCTACCAAAGCTACCATTACGATCTGCGCGGCAGTACGACACGGATCACAGATGAAGAAGGCGACGTCACCGACCGCTACACCTATGGCGCCTTCGGCGAACTCGTGAAGCACGAGGGCACGACCCGCCAGCCGTTCGCCTACAACGGCCGCGATGGTGTACAGACTGACATCAACGGCCTTTACACCATGCGCGCGCGATACTATAACCCGGACATCAAGCGGTTTATGAACCGCGATGTGCTGCGAGGAGAAGTGAGCCTGGGGCTCAGGCTCAGCATGAACCGCTTCGCGTATGTAAACGGCAATCCGGTGACGTTTGTGGACCCGCTGGGGCTGGATGCGATTCAGGCGGGGAAGCGTAAGGGGACAGGTAAATATCAAGTTGGAGCATATAAAGATATTAGAGGAGTAGAAGGACTTGATGCCCATCATGCAGGACAGAAGGCAGCAATGAAGAAGCTAGTAGATAATTATGATTTTAATACGGCACCTGCAATTAATGTGCCAAAGGTGGGGCACACCATTAAAGGACCTAATGGAATAGTTTTTAGAAGTACAAAAGGAATAGATAATCCTAGACAGTTATTGGCAAGAGATATTAGAGAACTTAGAAGAGTCTATGATGACATACCGAATTCTGCTTTAAATAAACAAAAAAATGTATCTAGAAATGAGGAAGTAAAATGA
- a CDS encoding transposase → MNDIFVKSLYETIVEENLQLYKNLYETTNVTSKTDDYWKKTIGFYDSLTDENKDTLMRIIEQTMIDTISNMLGVIDGSSTLNDCSLEPKLLLDSNDTEGELQDLFLEFIEERDSNS, encoded by the coding sequence ATGAATGATATTTTTGTTAAATCACTTTATGAGACTATTGTTGAAGAGAACCTACAACTATACAAGAACTTGTATGAAACGACGAATGTTACTTCTAAAACAGATGATTATTGGAAAAAAACTATTGGTTTTTACGATAGTTTAACTGACGAAAATAAAGATACTTTAATGAGAATAATTGAACAAACCATGATTGATACCATTTCAAACATGCTAGGTGTAATTGATGGAAGCTCAACTTTAAATGATTGTTCGTTAGAACCCAAATTACTGCTTGATTCTAATGACACAGAAGGAGAACTACAAGATTTGTTTTTAGAATTCATAGAAGAAAGAGATAGCAACAGCTAA
- a CDS encoding RHS repeat-associated core domain-containing protein: protein MTDEEGDVTDRYTYGAFGELVKHEGTTRQPFAYNGRDGVQIDINGLYTMRARYYNPDIKRFMNRDALRGKVSLGLNMNRFAHVNGNPVTFVDPLGLDAIQAGKSKGTGKEYKKYKFVEYNGTTRVNGEERDISRRVFQRVDIDYKRIDPDTGKTNFQLMKKR, encoded by the coding sequence ATCACAGATGAAGAAGGAGACGTCACCGACCGCTACACCTATGGCGCCTTCGGCGAACTCGTGAAGCACGAGGGCACGACCCGCCAGCCGTTCGCCTACAACGGCCGCGATGGTGTACAGATTGACATCAACGGCCTTTACACCATGCGCGCGCGATACTACAACCCGGACATCAAGCGGTTTATGAACCGCGATGCGCTGCGAGGAAAAGTGAGCCTAGGGCTCAACATGAACCGCTTCGCGCATGTAAACGGCAATCCGGTGACGTTTGTGGACCCGCTGGGGCTGGATGCGATTCAGGCGGGGAAGAGTAAGGGGACAGGTAAAGAGTATAAAAAATATAAATTTGTGGAATATAATGGAACAACAAGGGTTAATGGAGAAGAAAGAGATATTAGCAGACGGGTTTTTCAAAGGGTTGATATCGATTATAAGAGAATAGATCCTGATACTGGCAAGACAAATTTTCAATTAATGAAAAAAAGGTAG
- a CDS encoding HNH/ENDO VII family nuclease has translation MQREPGSMVEIPASMHDEYNKILHGLVENGGSFRNDPVLKSNMTTLKVNIGDGELSK, from the coding sequence ATCCAAAGAGAGCCAGGATCAATGGTAGAAATTCCTGCAAGTATGCATGATGAATATAATAAAATTTTGCATGGTTTGGTGGAGAATGGTGGGAGCTTTAGGAATGACCCTGTATTAAAAAGCAATATGACAACTTTAAAAGTAAATATTGGAGATGGAGAGCTAAGCAAATAG
- a CDS encoding SMI1/KNR4 family protein → MDKEELINFINEHKESDDFTGGVDESQIKSIQNELGVELPESYKWFLTTYGSGGVFGVDILGVAKSNRAPVVVNTKRYRDLGMDKDLVVIEDAGEYAYCLYISEMENNECPVIAWNRPGGLDDYNTAKDFYEFLSQRLLDAKEAWEEDY, encoded by the coding sequence TTGGATAAAGAGGAATTAATAAACTTTATTAATGAACATAAGGAATCAGATGACTTTACAGGTGGAGTAGATGAAAGTCAAATTAAATCAATCCAAAATGAGCTAGGGGTGGAATTACCAGAAAGTTATAAGTGGTTTTTAACTACCTATGGTTCTGGTGGGGTATTTGGAGTTGATATTTTAGGAGTGGCTAAGTCAAATAGAGCTCCTGTTGTTGTTAATACAAAGAGATATAGAGATTTAGGAATGGACAAGGATTTAGTAGTTATTGAAGATGCTGGAGAATATGCTTATTGTCTATATATCAGTGAAATGGAGAATAATGAGTGCCCGGTAATAGCGTGGAATAGACCAGGGGGACTTGATGACTACAATACAGCAAAGGATTTTTATGAGTTTTTATCACAAAGGTTGTTGGATGCAAAAGAAGCATGGGAAGAAGATTATTAA